TGACCACACCTCCTCGCCAGACGGCGGGAAGCGACGCATGACGGCCCGGGGCGAGGAAGAGGCCGTCTCCAGCGGATTCGTCCGCTCGTACGTCATCACCGGCGGGCGCGGTCTGCCCGACGCCGATGCGCTCTCCCTCGTCACGCTCGTCACCATCGCCCCGGACCGGGAGATGCCCGCCCAGGCGGGTCCCGAGGTCCGGGCGATCTGGGACCTGTGTTCCGGCGGCTACCTCTCGGTGGCGGAGGTGGCCGGCCACCTCCAGCAACCCGTGGGAGTGGCCCGGCTGCTGCTCCAGGATTTAGCGGAACAGGGCCACCTGATCCGGCGCAAGGCCCCGCCCGCCGCCCAGCTCGTCGACCGGAAGATCCTCGAAGAGGTGTTGCATGGACTCCACGTCCGCTTCGGCTGAGAACATCTATGTGCCGGACGCGGTCCAGCGCGCGGCGAAGATCCTCGTCGTCGGACATTTCGCCGTGGGCAAGACGACGCTCATCGGCACGCTCTCCGAGATCACCCCGCTGCGGACCGAGGAGCGGATGACGCAGGCCGCCGCCCACCTGGACGACCTGCGGAGCGCTCCCGGCAAGGAGACCACGACGGTCGCGCTGGACTTCGGCCGTCTGACGCTCAGCGACGAACTGGTGCTGTACCTGTTCGGTACCCCCGGGCAGCAGCGGTTCGTCCAGCTCTGGGAGGACATGGCCCGCGGATCGCTCGGCGCGCTGCTGCTGATCGACCCGGGCCGGCTCGCCGACACCTTCCCGGTGATCGACCTGGTCGAGCGGTACGGCCTGGAGTACGCGGTCGCCGTGAACAGCTTCGACCCGGCGACGCAGCACGGCGAGGACGAGCTGCGTGAGGCGCTCGACCTGCTGCCGGACACTCCGGTGATCCACTGCGACGCCCGTGACCAGAAGTCCTCCGCCAAGGCCCTGATCACGCTGGTGCAACACCTGCTCGCCCGCGTCGCCTAGGCGGGTGTCCGACCATGCGCGTCGCATGGTCGGACACCCGCCCGGCCCGCCCCTTCAACGCTCCACCCCCCACGGGCCTGTTCCGGCCCGCCTTCACACCGAGGAAGACACATGGACCCGTCGCCGGGAGCCAACTCGCAGGGCGCCCCCTCCGGGTGCCCGATGCACCAGGGGCGGCAGACGTCGCTCTACGGCCCGGAGTTCGCGGCCGATCCGCATCGTGTGTACGACGCGCTGCGCGCCCACGGTCCCGCCGCCCCGATCGAGCTGGCCCCCGGTGTGGAGGCCACTCTGGTGGTCCAGCACGAGGCGGCGCTCCGGGTCCTGCAGAACCCGTCGCTCTTCGCGCGGGACTCCCGGCGGTGGGTGGCGCTGCGCGAAGGGCAGGTGCCGCTCGACAGCCCGGTCCTGCCGATGATGGCGTACCGGCCCAACTGCCTCTTCACGGACGGCACCGAGCACCTCCGGCTGCGCAAGGCGGTCACCGAGAGCCTCGCCCGGCTGAACCCCAGCCGGCTGCGGCGGGACGTGGAGCGCATCGGGGACTACCTGGTCGACCAGTTCATCGAGCGGGGCAGCGCCGACCTCCTCGGCGACTACGCGAAGCTGCTGCCGCTGCTGCTCTTCAACCAGCTCTTCGGCTGCCCCGGCGACATCGGCGACCGGCTGACCCGTGACATGTCGGCCATCTTCGACGGCGAGGACGTGCTGCGTGCCAACGCCCGCCTGACGGAGTGCCTGATGGAGCTCGTCGCGCTCAAGCGACGGCAGCCCGGTGAGGACATCACCTCCTGGCTCATCCAGCACCCGGCCGGCCTCAGCGACGAGGAGCTGAAGGACCAGCTCGTCATGCTGATGGGCGCGGGCGTCGAACCCGAGCGCAACCTGATAGCCAACGCCCTGCTCGCCATGTTGTCGGGCGACACGGGCCAGGGCGGCTACCGGGGAGGCGGCCTCCTGGTGGAGGACGCCATCGACGGAGTGCTCTGGAACAACCCGCCGATCGCCAACTATGCGACGCACTACCCCGTTCAGGACGTCGACCTGAACGGCATGATCCTTCTCGCGGGGACGCCCGTACTGATCAGTTTCGCGGCGGCCAACAGCGACCCGGATCTCAACGCCGCTCGCGAAACCATGGCCAAGGGCGCCCACCTCGCCTGGGGCGCCGGCCCGCACGTGTGCCCGGCGAAGTCCCCGGCCCAGTTGATCGCCCTCACCGCCATCGAGAAGGTGCTCAACTCCGTACCGGACATCGCTCTCGCGGTGCACCCGTCCGCGGTCGAATGGCGGCCGGGGCCTTTCCACCGGGCGCTGGCGTCCCTGCCGGTGGTCTTCACCCCGACCGCGGCCCGCCATGGTGTGACGCATCATCAGAATGCCTCCACGACAAGGACTTCCACCGAGGCCGCACAGGTGACGCCCCGTCACCACGCGGCCGAGACGACCAAGAAGAACAAGGGCTGGTGGAGTTCGTTCCTCGACGTGTTCCGAGTATGAATTGACCATTCCTGAGGCATATCCCTGTGACATGACCAACAATGATCAGCGCATGGCCGGGATATGCCCGCGGGTAGGTTCTGGGCGGTAACCATCAGCCCAGGAACAGGAACTCTCCGTGAGCACGAGCAGTGGCACCGACAAGCCCGTCGTCGACCGCCGGGCCTTGGTCGCCCTGCTGCGAAAACTCAAATCCCCGCAAGGGCAGGAGGATCCCTATCCCCTGCTCGCGGAATTGAGAGCCATGGGTGACGTGGTCCCCGCTCCGTGGGGCGGGTACTTCGTCACCGGCTTCGATTCCGCGAACCAGGTGCTCAAGGGACGCGGCTGGCTGGCCCCCGACTTCGCCTGGCAGGAACGCCAGGAGGACGCCGGACGCTGGGACGCCGTCGCCACCCAGGAGATGACCAAGACCCTGGCGCGCCTCAACGCCCCGGAGCACACCTGCCAGCGCCGCAGTCTCGGCAACCTCTTCGACCGTACGACGATCGAGCGGCTCACCCCGCAGGTCGAGGAGCACGCCGGGCGGCTCCTCGACGACCTCGCCGGGGCGCTCGAAGGCGGTGGCGAGGCCGACTTCGTCTCCCTGGTGAGCGACCGGCTCCCGATCTCCACCATCGGCGGCTGGCTCGGCATCCCCGCCGAGGACTACGCCCACATCCTGGAGATCACCCACAACCAGGTGCACGCCCAGGAGTTGCTGCCGACCCGCAGCGAGCTGGCCGTCTCCGCCGACGCCACCGCCCACCTGCGGAAGTACTTCACCCAGCTCGTCCAGGAACGCCGCGACCGGCCCGCCCACGACGTCCTCACCGGCTGGATCCACACCTGGGACGCGATGGAACCGGACCGGGAGGCGGCGGACGAGATCCTGTACCGGCTCACCATGTTCGTCACCATCGCCTCCCTGGAGACCACCGCGACCCTGCTCTCCTCCCTGGTGTCGCTGCTGGCCGGCGACCCGGAACGCTGGGCGGAGCTGGGCGCGCACCCCGAGCGGATCGACGACGCGCTGGAGGAGGTGCTCCGCTACGACCCGCCGATACACATCAACACCCGGGTCGCCGCCGCGGAGACCGAACTCGCGGGCGTCACGATCCCCAAGGACGCCATGGTCCACGTCATGTACGGAGCGGCCAACCACGACCCGCGCCGCAACGAGGACCCGCACACCTTCGACATCGGGCGCCGGGGCAGCCACCTCACCTTCGGCGGCGGCGTCCACTACTGCCTGGGCGCGGCCCTCGCCCGGCTGGAGGCCCGCTCGCTCCTCGTCCAGCTCCTCGACCGCTTCCCGGATCTCCGGGTCACCACCCCTGCCACGTACGCCTCCCGGATGGTCTTCCGGCGCGTGACCTCTCTCGGCGTGACGATATGAATGTGACGATATGAAACTCCCGCTTTCCGACTTCCTCTCGCCCTACGGACGCCGCACCACCACCGTGCGCACCCACCGCGAGGGGCCCGTCCTCCGGATCGAGCTGAACCGGCCGGACGAGGGCAACGCTGTCAGCGAGGCGATGCTGGACGACCTGCTGACCGTCCTCGCCGTGCCGGACCCCGAGGTACGCGTCCTGGTCCTGAGCGGCGCCGGAGAGGACTTCAGCCTCGGCGGCGACCGGCACGAGTTCGCGGACTGGCTCGACGAGGACCCCACCGGACGCGGCATCCGGATCGCCGGCGACAAGGCCCGCCGCGTCTGCGAAGCCCTCACGGCCAACCCCGCGGTCACCGTCGCCCGCGTCCAGGGCAAGGTCATCGGCGCCGGCGTCGCCCTCGCCCTCGCCTGCGACCTGCGCGTCGGCGCGGACACCACCACCTTCCGCCTCCCCGAGCTGGCCCTCGGCCTGCCCACCGCCTGGGGCGGCGTGCTCCCCCGCCTGATCAACGAGATCGGCGCCGCCCGCGCCCGCGAACTGATCCTCACCGGCCGCGTCTTCGACGCCCAGGAGGCGTACGAACTCTCGGTCCTGCAGAAGGTCGTCCCCGAGGCCGAACTCGACCGGGCCGTCAGCGACTGGACCAGGCCGATCGTCCGCCGCCCGGAGTCCGCCCTCCGCGTGACCAAGGCCCTCTTCGCCTCGTACGCCGCCCCGACCCGCCTGGCCGACCCGTCCCTCCTGGACGCCGAACTCATGGCCTCCGTCGCCGCCGCCCACCACTACGCCAAAACCAACGGCACGCAGGCGGCGCGGGCACGGTAGCGGTCACGAGGGCGCCCAGGAAGTACCTCTGCCCTTCGCACCCGGAGCCGTCAGGAGACAGCCCTGACGCACGCGAGCGCGCGGAGGCCAAGGGCACGATTCGGGCAACCACGGGGACGATCGCCCGCTGAGCCGCTCTCTCACCGCATACCCCTCACACCCCAGGCCGTGACGTGATCGGGTGGCCCCATGACTTCCGCCATCCGTCACATCACCATCGACTGCGCCGATCCGTACGCACTCGCGGGCTTCTGGGCCTCCGCGTTGGGCGGTGAGCTCGCCGCCGACGACTTTCCGGGGGACCCGGAGGCCTCGGTCCACGCCGGCGCGCACGGGCTGCTGTTCATCCGGGTCGAGGACAAGAAGGCCGTCAAGAACCGGCTGCACCTCGACCTCCGGCCGCGGGACCGCACCCGGGACGAGGAGGTGGCCCGGCTGATCGGTCTCGGGGCCACGCTGTACGAGGACCACCGCAAGCCGGGCGGGGCCGGGTGGGTGACCCTGCTCGATCCCGAGGGCAACGAGTTCTGCGTCGAGCGCAGCGCGGCGGAGCGGGCGGAGGGCTGAGGACGACGACGTCCCTCACCCCCCGGCGGCCTGCTTCCGCGCCTGCGCCTCGGCGGGTAGCAGGTCCGCGCTGCCGCTGGCGGCCTCGCGCAGTTCGGCGGTCCGCTCGCGGATCTCGGGGAGCTTGGCGTACAGCGCTTCGCCCGGGCAGTCGGTGCCGTAGCTGTCGCGGTGGCCCGAAATGACCTGCAGATCGGCGGAGTTGCCCTTGGGGTAGAGGCTCTCGCTGTTGGTGGAGACCA
The DNA window shown above is from Streptomyces sp. NBC_00247 and carries:
- a CDS encoding GTP-binding protein, whose amino-acid sequence is MDSTSASAENIYVPDAVQRAAKILVVGHFAVGKTTLIGTLSEITPLRTEERMTQAAAHLDDLRSAPGKETTTVALDFGRLTLSDELVLYLFGTPGQQRFVQLWEDMARGSLGALLLIDPGRLADTFPVIDLVERYGLEYAVAVNSFDPATQHGEDELREALDLLPDTPVIHCDARDQKSSAKALITLVQHLLARVA
- a CDS encoding VOC family protein encodes the protein MTSAIRHITIDCADPYALAGFWASALGGELAADDFPGDPEASVHAGAHGLLFIRVEDKKAVKNRLHLDLRPRDRTRDEEVARLIGLGATLYEDHRKPGGAGWVTLLDPEGNEFCVERSAAERAEG
- a CDS encoding cytochrome P450 → MGDVVPAPWGGYFVTGFDSANQVLKGRGWLAPDFAWQERQEDAGRWDAVATQEMTKTLARLNAPEHTCQRRSLGNLFDRTTIERLTPQVEEHAGRLLDDLAGALEGGGEADFVSLVSDRLPISTIGGWLGIPAEDYAHILEITHNQVHAQELLPTRSELAVSADATAHLRKYFTQLVQERRDRPAHDVLTGWIHTWDAMEPDREAADEILYRLTMFVTIASLETTATLLSSLVSLLAGDPERWAELGAHPERIDDALEEVLRYDPPIHINTRVAAAETELAGVTIPKDAMVHVMYGAANHDPRRNEDPHTFDIGRRGSHLTFGGGVHYCLGAALARLEARSLLVQLLDRFPDLRVTTPATYASRMVFRRVTSLGVTI
- a CDS encoding cytochrome P450, encoding MDPSPGANSQGAPSGCPMHQGRQTSLYGPEFAADPHRVYDALRAHGPAAPIELAPGVEATLVVQHEAALRVLQNPSLFARDSRRWVALREGQVPLDSPVLPMMAYRPNCLFTDGTEHLRLRKAVTESLARLNPSRLRRDVERIGDYLVDQFIERGSADLLGDYAKLLPLLLFNQLFGCPGDIGDRLTRDMSAIFDGEDVLRANARLTECLMELVALKRRQPGEDITSWLIQHPAGLSDEELKDQLVMLMGAGVEPERNLIANALLAMLSGDTGQGGYRGGGLLVEDAIDGVLWNNPPIANYATHYPVQDVDLNGMILLAGTPVLISFAAANSDPDLNAARETMAKGAHLAWGAGPHVCPAKSPAQLIALTAIEKVLNSVPDIALAVHPSAVEWRPGPFHRALASLPVVFTPTAARHGVTHHQNASTTRTSTEAAQVTPRHHAAETTKKNKGWWSSFLDVFRV
- a CDS encoding enoyl-CoA hydratase/isomerase family protein; amino-acid sequence: MKLPLSDFLSPYGRRTTTVRTHREGPVLRIELNRPDEGNAVSEAMLDDLLTVLAVPDPEVRVLVLSGAGEDFSLGGDRHEFADWLDEDPTGRGIRIAGDKARRVCEALTANPAVTVARVQGKVIGAGVALALACDLRVGADTTTFRLPELALGLPTAWGGVLPRLINEIGAARARELILTGRVFDAQEAYELSVLQKVVPEAELDRAVSDWTRPIVRRPESALRVTKALFASYAAPTRLADPSLLDAELMASVAAAHHYAKTNGTQAARAR
- a CDS encoding DUF742 domain-containing protein, with translation MTARGEEEAVSSGFVRSYVITGGRGLPDADALSLVTLVTIAPDREMPAQAGPEVRAIWDLCSGGYLSVAEVAGHLQQPVGVARLLLQDLAEQGHLIRRKAPPAAQLVDRKILEEVLHGLHVRFG